From the Thermococcus celericrescens genome, the window GGCGGAGGTCTATCCAAGCCCGAGCGAAAGGACTGAAATCGGGCGGAGATTCCTGAGGGAGGATCCCAACCATCCAGGGGGCCTTGGAATAGCCATCAGCGAGGCCATAGAGGACGTTCTCCGCGATGGGAATGCCCGCTACGCCCTCGGGAGTGTCTTGAATCACGTCCTCATGCATCAGACCGTCATAGGACTCGAGGCCATGGAGCAGATGAGGGAGTTTGAAGAGCCGGACGTTATAATCGGCTGCGTTGGCGGTGGAAGCAACTTCGCCGGCTTGGCATATCCCTTCGTTAAGGAGGTCCTCGAAGGGAAAGCCGACTACAAGTTCATAGCGGTCGAGCCCAGGGCAGCCCCCACAATGACCAGGGGAGTTTACAGGTACGACTTCGGGGATTCCGGCGGCTACACACCAAAGATGAAGATGCACACCCTCGGTCACACCTACTACGTGCCCCCGATCCACGCCGGGGGACTGCGCTACCACGGCCTCGCCCCAACGCTCAGCGTCCTCATAAACCACGGAGTAGTCACTCCGGTGGCCTATCATCAGAACGACGTTTTCCGGGCGGCGGAGCTCTTTACGAGGACCGAAGGAATAATCCCAGCCCCAGAGAGTGCCCACGCAGTAAAAGGAGCTATAGGCCAGGCCATAAGGGCAAAAGCGGAGGAAAGGGAAGAGGTCATCCTCTTCAATCTCAGCGGGCATGGACTCCTCGACCTCAAGGGATACGAGGACTACCTCGATGGAAAACTCGAGGACTACGAACCGGAGCACTTTCCGGCGCTTGGGGGCTGAGCCCCTCAAACTTTTTTCAGAAGCCTCCTCGGATAGAAGTTCAGGCTCGCCCTCGCCCTTGGGGCGTCCATGCCTATGTTTCTCCCGAGACCCATCAGATCACCGGGTCCGCGAACCTCCCACCTCGTCTCCGCGGAGCTCGTGATGAACCTCGGCACACCGTATTTGTCCACCAGCTGCCAGGTCTTCGTCATGAAGCGGAGGATCTGAACTCTCTCGTAGGGGCCAGCAGAGAGCAGGGGCGCGAGGGAGAACCCTATGGCGACTCCCCTCCGGGCGGCCATTCCCGCGAGGGTGTGGTCAAATCCCGGATCCTTTCTCCCGAAC encodes:
- a CDS encoding TrpB-like pyridoxal phosphate-dependent enzyme, translating into MKAVLPDSKIPKRWYNILPDLPEPLAPPLDPETDEPMEPEKLLRIFAEELVKQEMSTERYIEIPRKVRELYAKIGRPTPLFRATNLEKALGTPARIYFKYEGATVTGSHKINTALAQAYYAKEQGIEKLITETGAGQWGTALSLAGALLGLKARVYMARASYAQKPYRKTIMRLYGAEVYPSPSERTEIGRRFLREDPNHPGGLGIAISEAIEDVLRDGNARYALGSVLNHVLMHQTVIGLEAMEQMREFEEPDVIIGCVGGGSNFAGLAYPFVKEVLEGKADYKFIAVEPRAAPTMTRGVYRYDFGDSGGYTPKMKMHTLGHTYYVPPIHAGGLRYHGLAPTLSVLINHGVVTPVAYHQNDVFRAAELFTRTEGIIPAPESAHAVKGAIGQAIRAKAEEREEVILFNLSGHGLLDLKGYEDYLDGKLEDYEPEHFPALGG